In Xanthomonas campestris pv. phormiicola, the DNA window CCTGCTTGAGCGTCTCGCGCGTGTAGTCCTGGCCATTGACCGCCAGCAGCGTGGCGCCGCTGCTGACCCCTGCCTTGAACGCGGGCCCGTCCCACACCACGTCGTTGATGCTGGCATCGTCGTTCATCACCAGGCCCAGCGACCAGGCGAAGTTGTAGCGGTGGCGCGCCGACTGGTGGCGGCTGTCGTACTGCTTCTCGAACGCGCTCGGCTGGTCGCTATAGACCAGCTTCCAGCCGCTGGCCTGCAGCCCTTCCAGCAGCGGCGGGTTCACCGCATCCACGCGGGGTGCGAGGTAGCCGGCCCAGTCGAACGCGGCCACGCCATCGAGTGCGGCGACCACGTCGTCGAAGGTGTAGGTTTTGACCGTGTGGCTGCCATCGTCCACGCCGAAGAAGGCCTTGGCGAAATCGTCCAGCGACTTGCGGCCGTGGCTGAGCGCACGCAGCTTGGCATCCACCGCCAGCCACAGCATCTGCCCGCCGCTGTAGTAGTCCTCGCTCATCTGCCAGCTGCGGTAGGGCAGCGGCGCGCGATGCGCGGCGGTGGGGTCGTTGGTGGTGTCCTCCAGCGAGCGCCACTGGAAACCCTCGCGGTTGCGGTCGTAGTTGGCCGCGGTCATCGCCAGCGCATCGCGGAACTGTTCCGGCGTCCACATCCCGGCGCGCGCGGTGAGCACATAGCCCCAGTACTGGGTCTGCCCTTCGTAGACCCACAGCAGCGAATCGCCCATCGGCACGTTGAAGGTGGGCGTCCACAGATCGGCCGGACGGCGGAACTTGCCGTTCCAGGAGTGCGTGTACTCGTGCGCCAGCAGATCGCGGTCGGGTGCGTTGTCGGCCCAGGCGCTGAAGTAGTCCGCCTCCAGCCCGTTCTCGCTGGACTGGTGGTGTTCCAGGCCGTTGCCGCCCAGCACATCGGACAGCGAGAACAGGAAATCGTAGTGGTCGTAGTGGTGCGAGCCGAACAGCTTCAGTGCCTGCACCGCGAGGTTGCGATGCGCCTGCAGCTGCGCGGGCGTGATCTCCAGGAACGTCGGCGTATCGGCAACGACATCCAGGTGCACCGGCGCGCTGCCCGGCGGGGTGAGATCCACGCGCTTGAAATGGCGTCCGGCGTAGATCGGCGAATCGACCAGCGTCTCGAAATCGACCGGCTTGAAGGTGGTGCTGGCGCCGGACTGCGTGGCGGTCTGCAGCGCCGTGCCGAACTGCCACCCGGTCGGCAGGGTCACGCTGGGGACAACGGTGATGCCATGCGAGTAGTGCCCGGCCGGATACAGCGCCAGCTTGTTCCACTCCAGCTGCAGCATCTTGTCGGTCATCTCGAAGCCATCGTCGCGCGGCGACAGGTACTGGAAGCGGGCCTCGATCGCGGACACACCCGGCGGCACGTCCACGTGAAAGGTATAGACATCGAAGGTGTCGCGGCGCCACGCCAGCGGCGCGCCGTTGGCGGTGAGCGTCAGCCCGGCCAGCATCGCCACCGGCCCGCTCGGCGAATGGTCGCCGGGGATCCACTGCGGATACTGCAGCGTCAGCCGCCCGGGCGCGACGGGAATGGACTCGCGCACCCGGTAGATGCCCTGGCGCACGTCGCCGGCATCCACCTGCAGCGCGATGCTGCCCGGATACGGCGTGTCCTGCGGTGGCGGCACATCGGGCGTGCGCACGGTCTGCGCACCTGCCGCGCCGGCCAGCGCCAGGGAAAGGCCCAGGGCCAGCGCCAGGCGCGCGCGGCGGGGGAGGGAAAGGATAGCGGCGGGCATGGCGGGGCTCCGGGATCTGGATCGGGTTGAGTCAAGCGCGCGACATTAGCACCCCAGGGGACGGCCCAGTGCGGCAGATGGATCGGCCCGTGGCGGCGGCGCGCGATCGTGGCCGGTGCCTAGCGCGGTCGCTTCGCCACGCTCCATTTCCTAGCTGAAGGTGGATTCGATGCGCTTGCTTCCGATCGACAGTGTCGACGTATTGGCATGCACCACCAGCGTGAAGGGAGGCACGCACTGGTCGCGGCCGCTGTAGATGAGCAGCAGCTCTTTGCGCTTGGTGTCGAAGGTCTTTACCTGGAAGCTTTGGCGCAATACGACGCCCTTGGTGTCGCCCGGTTCGTAGAAATGGATACTGGCGATCAACGGACGATCGGTGTGGCCGATCTCGAACGTCATGCTGTAGCCGCCGCCTTCGAACGCAAGCGTCGACGTGGCATGGGTCGGCGTGCTGAACGACATCGCGAGGAGAGTGGCCAGGCAGAAAAGGCGAAGTTTCACGCGATCACCCAATGACGATCAGGTCGCCGGTCTGCGGCAGTGCAGAACGTATTGCCCATGCGGCGAGGACATCACAACGCAGGTGCCGCGGTCGATGCGATCATGCGCCTTCCACACCGCCTGGGAGGGCAGAATGCGTAGCGAGAAAGACAAGATGCTGGCCGGCGAGCCGTATCGCCCTGGCGATGCCCAGTTGCAGGCCGAGCAGGCCGTGGCCAAGGCATGGATGGTGCGCTACGACGCGGCGCTGGCCGACCCCCCGGCGACGTGGCGTGCGTTGCTGGCCGAGCAGTTGGGTGCGGTCGGGCGCGGGGCGGTGGTGCGGCCGCCGTTGCATTGCGACTACGGCGACAACATCCATCTGGGCGAGGACGTGTTCCTCAACCGCAACTGCGTGATCCTGGACGTGTGCAAGGTCGGCATCGGCGACGGCACGCAGATCGGGCCGGCGGTGCAGCTGTATGCGGCCGACCATCCGCGCGATGCGGCGCAGCGTGCGGCCGGGCTGGAATTCGGCGGCCGCTGACGATCGGCCGCCATGTGTGGATCGGCGGCGGGGCGATCGTGCTGCCCGGGGTGACGATCGGCGACGATGCGGTGATCGGCGCCGGCAGCGTGGTCACCCGCGAGGTGCCTGCCGGTGCGCGCGTGGCCGGCAATCCCGCGCGCGCTGGC includes these proteins:
- a CDS encoding peptidase M61, which produces MPAAILSLPRRARLALALGLSLALAGAAGAQTVRTPDVPPPQDTPYPGSIALQVDAGDVRQGIYRVRESIPVAPGRLTLQYPQWIPGDHSPSGPVAMLAGLTLTANGAPLAWRRDTFDVYTFHVDVPPGVSAIEARFQYLSPRDDGFEMTDKMLQLEWNKLALYPAGHYSHGITVVPSVTLPTGWQFGTALQTATQSGASTTFKPVDFETLVDSPIYAGRHFKRVDLTPPGSAPVHLDVVADTPTFLEITPAQLQAHRNLAVQALKLFGSHHYDHYDFLFSLSDVLGGNGLEHHQSSENGLEADYFSAWADNAPDRDLLAHEYTHSWNGKFRRPADLWTPTFNVPMGDSLLWVYEGQTQYWGYVLTARAGMWTPEQFRDALAMTAANYDRNREGFQWRSLEDTTNDPTAAHRAPLPYRSWQMSEDYYSGGQMLWLAVDAKLRALSHGRKSLDDFAKAFFGVDDGSHTVKTYTFDDVVAALDGVAAFDWAGYLAPRVDAVNPPLLEGLQASGWKLVYSDQPSAFEKQYDSRHQSARHRYNFAWSLGLVMNDDASINDVVWDGPAFKAGVSSGATLLAVNGQDYTRETLKQAIADAKGGTAPIVLTLKFQGGVRSVDVNYHDGLQYPHLVRVDGTPDSLSQIIAARR